Proteins encoded together in one Amphiprion ocellaris isolate individual 3 ecotype Okinawa chromosome 14, ASM2253959v1, whole genome shotgun sequence window:
- the dpf2 gene encoding zinc finger protein ubi-d4 isoform X2 — MAAVVENVVKLLGEQYYRDAMEQCHNYNARLCAERSVRMPFLDSQTGVAQSNCYIWMEKRHRGPGVAPGQLYTYPSRRWRKKRRTHPPEDPRLIFPPVKSEIDLGLKKDALLSSDGSSLEALLKGDSLDKRTATDLRGSEEDSNMSDYTGNLNPAARIRKRILEPDDFLDDLDDEDYEEDTPKRRGKGKGKGRGVGGSRKKLDTAALEDRDKPYACDNTIKQKHISKPSERVCGKRYKNRPGLSYHYAHSHLAEEEGDEKEDMEINEPALPLPEEPKTPKKGPDGLALPNNYCDFCLGDSKTNHKTGQSEELVSCSDCGRSGHPSCLQFTPVMMAAVKTYRWQCIECKCCNMCGTSENDLLFCDDCDRGYHMYCLNPPMSEPPEGSWSCHLCLALLKEKASIYQNQNAPPS; from the exons GCTGGGAGAGCAGTACTACAGAGATGCTATGGAGCAATGTCACAACTACAATGCCAGGCTGTGCGCTGAGAGGAGCGTTCGAATGCCGTTCCTCGACTCTCAGACCGGCGTGGCTCAGAGCAACTGCTATATTTGGATGgaaaagagacacagaggaccag GCGTGGCTCCAGGACAGCTGTACACTTACCCAtccaggaggtggaggaagaagcGGAGGACTCACCCTCCAGAGGACCCCAGGCTTATCTTTCCTCCTGTCAAGTCAG AGATAGATTTAGGACTGAAGAAGGATGCTCTGTTGTCATCGGATGGCAGCAGCCTGGAGGCCCTGCTGAAAGGGGATTCTCTGGACAAACGAACAGCCACAGATCTCCGAGGGTCTGAGGAGGATTCAAACATGAGCGATTACACCGGAAACCTGAACCCTGCAGCCCGGATCAGAAAG AGAATCCTCGAGCCAGATGACTTCCTGGACGACCTCGATGATGAAGACTATGAGGAAGACACGCCTAAAAGAAGAGGCAAAGGGAAAGGGAAG GGCCGAGGAGTGGGCGGCAGCAGGAAGAAGCTGGACACAGCTGCACTGGAGGACAGAGACAAGCCATACGCCTGTGATA ACACTATCAAACAAAAGCATATTTCAAAACCTTCTGAAAGAG TCTGTGGGAAGCGCTACAAGAACCGTCCTGGCCTGAGTTACCACTACGCCCACTCCCACCTGGCTGAGGAGGAGGGTGACGAGAAGGAAGACATGGAAATCAACGAGCCTGCCCTGCCGCTGCCCGAGGAGCCAAAAA CTCCCAAAAAAGGTCCAGATGGTCTTGCGTTGCCTAATAATTACTGTGATTTCTGCCTGGGAGACTCCAAAACTAATCACAAGACTGGACAGTCAGAAGAGCTGGTGTCCTGCTCCGACTGTGGACGCTCAG GCCACCCCTCCTGCCTGCAGTTCACTCCTGTAATGATGGCTGCTGTGAAGACGTACCGCTGGCAGTGCATAGAGTGCAAGTGCTGCAACATGTGTGGCACCTCAGAGAATGAC CTTCTGTTTTGTGACGACTGCGATAGAGGCTATCACATGTACTGTCTCAATCCCCCAATGTCTGAACCTCCAGAGG GGAGCTGGAGCTGTCATCTATGTCTGGcccttttgaaagaaaaggcaTCCATATACCAGAACCAGAATGCCCCACCATCGTGA
- the dpf2 gene encoding zinc finger protein ubi-d4 isoform X4 — protein sequence MAAVVENVVKLLGEQYYRDAMEQCHNYNARLCAERSVRMPFLDSQTGVAQSNCYIWMEKRHRGPGVAPGQLYTYPSRRWRKKRRTHPPEDPRLIFPPVKSEIDLGLKKDALLSSDGSSLEALLKGDSLDKRTATDLRGSEEDSNMSDYTGNLNPAARIRKRILEPDDFLDDLDDEDYEEDTPKRRGKGKGKGRGVGGSRKKLDTAALEDRDKPYACDICGKRYKNRPGLSYHYAHSHLAEEEGDEKEDMEINEPALPLPEEPKTPKKGPDGLALPNNYCDFCLGDSKTNHKTGQSEELVSCSDCGRSGHPSCLQFTPVMMAAVKTYRWQCIECKCCNMCGTSENDDQLLFCDDCDRGYHMYCLNPPMSEPPEGSWSCHLCLALLKEKASIYQNQNAPPS from the exons GCTGGGAGAGCAGTACTACAGAGATGCTATGGAGCAATGTCACAACTACAATGCCAGGCTGTGCGCTGAGAGGAGCGTTCGAATGCCGTTCCTCGACTCTCAGACCGGCGTGGCTCAGAGCAACTGCTATATTTGGATGgaaaagagacacagaggaccag GCGTGGCTCCAGGACAGCTGTACACTTACCCAtccaggaggtggaggaagaagcGGAGGACTCACCCTCCAGAGGACCCCAGGCTTATCTTTCCTCCTGTCAAGTCAG AGATAGATTTAGGACTGAAGAAGGATGCTCTGTTGTCATCGGATGGCAGCAGCCTGGAGGCCCTGCTGAAAGGGGATTCTCTGGACAAACGAACAGCCACAGATCTCCGAGGGTCTGAGGAGGATTCAAACATGAGCGATTACACCGGAAACCTGAACCCTGCAGCCCGGATCAGAAAG AGAATCCTCGAGCCAGATGACTTCCTGGACGACCTCGATGATGAAGACTATGAGGAAGACACGCCTAAAAGAAGAGGCAAAGGGAAAGGGAAG GGCCGAGGAGTGGGCGGCAGCAGGAAGAAGCTGGACACAGCTGCACTGGAGGACAGAGACAAGCCATACGCCTGTGATA TCTGTGGGAAGCGCTACAAGAACCGTCCTGGCCTGAGTTACCACTACGCCCACTCCCACCTGGCTGAGGAGGAGGGTGACGAGAAGGAAGACATGGAAATCAACGAGCCTGCCCTGCCGCTGCCCGAGGAGCCAAAAA CTCCCAAAAAAGGTCCAGATGGTCTTGCGTTGCCTAATAATTACTGTGATTTCTGCCTGGGAGACTCCAAAACTAATCACAAGACTGGACAGTCAGAAGAGCTGGTGTCCTGCTCCGACTGTGGACGCTCAG GCCACCCCTCCTGCCTGCAGTTCACTCCTGTAATGATGGCTGCTGTGAAGACGTACCGCTGGCAGTGCATAGAGTGCAAGTGCTGCAACATGTGTGGCACCTCAGAGAATGAC GATCAGCTTCTGTTTTGTGACGACTGCGATAGAGGCTATCACATGTACTGTCTCAATCCCCCAATGTCTGAACCTCCAGAGG GGAGCTGGAGCTGTCATCTATGTCTGGcccttttgaaagaaaaggcaTCCATATACCAGAACCAGAATGCCCCACCATCGTGA
- the dpf2 gene encoding zinc finger protein ubi-d4 isoform X3, producing the protein MEVLGEQYYRDAMEQCHNYNARLCAERSVRMPFLDSQTGVAQSNCYIWMEKRHRGPGVAPGQLYTYPSRRWRKKRRTHPPEDPRLIFPPVKSEIDLGLKKDALLSSDGSSLEALLKGDSLDKRTATDLRGSEEDSNMSDYTGNLNPAARIRKRILEPDDFLDDLDDEDYEEDTPKRRGKGKGKGRGVGGSRKKLDTAALEDRDKPYACDNTIKQKHISKPSERVCGKRYKNRPGLSYHYAHSHLAEEEGDEKEDMEINEPALPLPEEPKTPKKGPDGLALPNNYCDFCLGDSKTNHKTGQSEELVSCSDCGRSGHPSCLQFTPVMMAAVKTYRWQCIECKCCNMCGTSENDDQLLFCDDCDRGYHMYCLNPPMSEPPEGSWSCHLCLALLKEKASIYQNQNAPPS; encoded by the exons GCTGGGAGAGCAGTACTACAGAGATGCTATGGAGCAATGTCACAACTACAATGCCAGGCTGTGCGCTGAGAGGAGCGTTCGAATGCCGTTCCTCGACTCTCAGACCGGCGTGGCTCAGAGCAACTGCTATATTTGGATGgaaaagagacacagaggaccag GCGTGGCTCCAGGACAGCTGTACACTTACCCAtccaggaggtggaggaagaagcGGAGGACTCACCCTCCAGAGGACCCCAGGCTTATCTTTCCTCCTGTCAAGTCAG AGATAGATTTAGGACTGAAGAAGGATGCTCTGTTGTCATCGGATGGCAGCAGCCTGGAGGCCCTGCTGAAAGGGGATTCTCTGGACAAACGAACAGCCACAGATCTCCGAGGGTCTGAGGAGGATTCAAACATGAGCGATTACACCGGAAACCTGAACCCTGCAGCCCGGATCAGAAAG AGAATCCTCGAGCCAGATGACTTCCTGGACGACCTCGATGATGAAGACTATGAGGAAGACACGCCTAAAAGAAGAGGCAAAGGGAAAGGGAAG GGCCGAGGAGTGGGCGGCAGCAGGAAGAAGCTGGACACAGCTGCACTGGAGGACAGAGACAAGCCATACGCCTGTGATA ACACTATCAAACAAAAGCATATTTCAAAACCTTCTGAAAGAG TCTGTGGGAAGCGCTACAAGAACCGTCCTGGCCTGAGTTACCACTACGCCCACTCCCACCTGGCTGAGGAGGAGGGTGACGAGAAGGAAGACATGGAAATCAACGAGCCTGCCCTGCCGCTGCCCGAGGAGCCAAAAA CTCCCAAAAAAGGTCCAGATGGTCTTGCGTTGCCTAATAATTACTGTGATTTCTGCCTGGGAGACTCCAAAACTAATCACAAGACTGGACAGTCAGAAGAGCTGGTGTCCTGCTCCGACTGTGGACGCTCAG GCCACCCCTCCTGCCTGCAGTTCACTCCTGTAATGATGGCTGCTGTGAAGACGTACCGCTGGCAGTGCATAGAGTGCAAGTGCTGCAACATGTGTGGCACCTCAGAGAATGAC GATCAGCTTCTGTTTTGTGACGACTGCGATAGAGGCTATCACATGTACTGTCTCAATCCCCCAATGTCTGAACCTCCAGAGG GGAGCTGGAGCTGTCATCTATGTCTGGcccttttgaaagaaaaggcaTCCATATACCAGAACCAGAATGCCCCACCATCGTGA
- the dpf2 gene encoding zinc finger protein ubi-d4 isoform X1 yields MAAVVENVVKLLGEQYYRDAMEQCHNYNARLCAERSVRMPFLDSQTGVAQSNCYIWMEKRHRGPGVAPGQLYTYPSRRWRKKRRTHPPEDPRLIFPPVKSEIDLGLKKDALLSSDGSSLEALLKGDSLDKRTATDLRGSEEDSNMSDYTGNLNPAARIRKRILEPDDFLDDLDDEDYEEDTPKRRGKGKGKGRGVGGSRKKLDTAALEDRDKPYACDNTIKQKHISKPSERVCGKRYKNRPGLSYHYAHSHLAEEEGDEKEDMEINEPALPLPEEPKTPKKGPDGLALPNNYCDFCLGDSKTNHKTGQSEELVSCSDCGRSGHPSCLQFTPVMMAAVKTYRWQCIECKCCNMCGTSENDDQLLFCDDCDRGYHMYCLNPPMSEPPEGSWSCHLCLALLKEKASIYQNQNAPPS; encoded by the exons GCTGGGAGAGCAGTACTACAGAGATGCTATGGAGCAATGTCACAACTACAATGCCAGGCTGTGCGCTGAGAGGAGCGTTCGAATGCCGTTCCTCGACTCTCAGACCGGCGTGGCTCAGAGCAACTGCTATATTTGGATGgaaaagagacacagaggaccag GCGTGGCTCCAGGACAGCTGTACACTTACCCAtccaggaggtggaggaagaagcGGAGGACTCACCCTCCAGAGGACCCCAGGCTTATCTTTCCTCCTGTCAAGTCAG AGATAGATTTAGGACTGAAGAAGGATGCTCTGTTGTCATCGGATGGCAGCAGCCTGGAGGCCCTGCTGAAAGGGGATTCTCTGGACAAACGAACAGCCACAGATCTCCGAGGGTCTGAGGAGGATTCAAACATGAGCGATTACACCGGAAACCTGAACCCTGCAGCCCGGATCAGAAAG AGAATCCTCGAGCCAGATGACTTCCTGGACGACCTCGATGATGAAGACTATGAGGAAGACACGCCTAAAAGAAGAGGCAAAGGGAAAGGGAAG GGCCGAGGAGTGGGCGGCAGCAGGAAGAAGCTGGACACAGCTGCACTGGAGGACAGAGACAAGCCATACGCCTGTGATA ACACTATCAAACAAAAGCATATTTCAAAACCTTCTGAAAGAG TCTGTGGGAAGCGCTACAAGAACCGTCCTGGCCTGAGTTACCACTACGCCCACTCCCACCTGGCTGAGGAGGAGGGTGACGAGAAGGAAGACATGGAAATCAACGAGCCTGCCCTGCCGCTGCCCGAGGAGCCAAAAA CTCCCAAAAAAGGTCCAGATGGTCTTGCGTTGCCTAATAATTACTGTGATTTCTGCCTGGGAGACTCCAAAACTAATCACAAGACTGGACAGTCAGAAGAGCTGGTGTCCTGCTCCGACTGTGGACGCTCAG GCCACCCCTCCTGCCTGCAGTTCACTCCTGTAATGATGGCTGCTGTGAAGACGTACCGCTGGCAGTGCATAGAGTGCAAGTGCTGCAACATGTGTGGCACCTCAGAGAATGAC GATCAGCTTCTGTTTTGTGACGACTGCGATAGAGGCTATCACATGTACTGTCTCAATCCCCCAATGTCTGAACCTCCAGAGG GGAGCTGGAGCTGTCATCTATGTCTGGcccttttgaaagaaaaggcaTCCATATACCAGAACCAGAATGCCCCACCATCGTGA